Sequence from the Ancalomicrobiaceae bacterium S20 genome:
CCGGATGACATAATCATACGGCCAGACCAGGAAGTTGTAGATCCCCTTGGCGAAGAAGAAGCAGACCAGGAAGGCGATCACGAGCGCGATCAGCGATTTCACCAGCCGGGCGCGCAGTTCGATCAGATGTTCGATCAGCGGCGCGCGCGAGGCCTCGATGTCGTCTTGGTCCTTGTCGGTCATTGGCCTCGAGCCTTGGGAGATGCGTCGGCCTCGACCGCCGGAGCGAGCGCGGCGGTCTCGATCTTCTCGATTTTCTCAGGTGTCGCTTCAGCCGGAACGGCTTCGACGGGCGGGGCCTCGACATGGAAGCTCGGCGGCTCGAACACCGTATCGGGCGCCGGAACCGCCGCATCGATCCGCGCGGCGACCTCGGTCTCCGTCAATACGGGGGCGCTGACGCCCTCGCCTGCCGCGCCGGCCAGAGCCGCGGCCTCGCCCTCCGCGAGCGCCGCATTCGCCTGCGAGGGCGCGGTCACGCCGGCCTCGATACCGGCCAGTTCGGCGCGCGCCTCGGTCTCGATCGCGGTCACCGGCGCGGTGAACTGTTCGAGCTCGTTGCGGATCATCGAGGCGGGGCTGAGACTGCGCAGATCCTCGACGCTCTTCTTGACGTCGTCGAGCTCGGCCTCGCGGATCGCCTCGTTCATCTGGTTCTGGAACTCGCCGGCCATGCGTCGGACCTTGCCGACCCACTGGCCGACGGTGCGCAGGAGCTGCGGGAGTTCCTCGGGGCCGACCACGACCAGCGCCACGACGCCGATGATGAGCAGTTCGCTCCAACCGATATCAAGCATTTCGCCCATCCGTGACGCGCCATCGGCAGCGGCAGTCCTGCCGCGCGACGGGTCTTCCAAAGTCGTCGCTCGCGCGCCGCCGTCGCCCACATGCCGTCAGCCCGAACGCCCGGCCAGAACACCCGGCCAGAACGCCTGGCAAGACAGGGCGGCGGAACCGATCGTCTCTGCCAAGCTCACGCCGAAACGGCCGACAGGCTCGCGCCGCCGGCCGTGGGCCGGGTACCGGGCGGCGGAGCGACCGCCGCCATTCGCGGGTCAGCTCGCGCGGGTCTTGTCCACCGTGGCGGCTTCCGGCGCGCGATTGTCGATCGTGCGCGGGGCGGCCGGGTCGGTCGCGGCCGGCGGAGCCGCCGCGGTGTCGTCCTCGGACATGCCCTTCTTGAAGCTCTTGATGCCCTTGGCGACGTCGCCCATCAGGTCCGAGATCTTGCCCTTGCCGAACAGGAGCATGACCACAACGAGGACCAGGAGCCAGTGCCAGATGCTGAAGGAACCCATCGATGTCTCCGTCGGGGCGTTGCGCCCCTTTCCGCCGGGCCGTCGCCCGAACGTCGCGCGGCCTCCTCTCCCGAAGGCCGCCTGATTTCAACACGGACGGACGTCGCCGTCCGTCCCGCTCGTCCGATGCCTCGTGGCTCTCGAGGCGTCGAGCGGGCGCAATATGGCAAATAGGCCAAGCGCCCGCAACACGCCTATGACCGTCATATGGGGCGTGTCGGCCGCCTGGGGAAGACGAGCACGTCGGATGGCTCGACACCGAGGCCGACGTCGCGTCCGGGCCGGAGCGACTGGCCGCCGCGCACCCGCGCCTTGATCGGCTTTTCGAGCCCCTGCACGGCGATCTCGTAGAGGTCGACCTCGCCCAGGAACCGGCGCGAGAC
This genomic interval carries:
- the tatB gene encoding Sec-independent protein translocase protein TatB, whose translation is MLDIGWSELLIIGVVALVVVGPEELPQLLRTVGQWVGKVRRMAGEFQNQMNEAIREAELDDVKKSVEDLRSLSPASMIRNELEQFTAPVTAIETEARAELAGIEAGVTAPSQANAALAEGEAAALAGAAGEGVSAPVLTETEVAARIDAAVPAPDTVFEPPSFHVEAPPVEAVPAEATPEKIEKIETAALAPAVEADASPKARGQ
- a CDS encoding twin-arginine translocase TatA/TatE family subunit, with the protein product MGSFSIWHWLLVLVVVMLLFGKGKISDLMGDVAKGIKSFKKGMSEDDTAAAPPAATDPAAPRTIDNRAPEAATVDKTRAS